A genomic segment from Drosophila miranda strain MSH22 chromosome 3, D.miranda_PacBio2.1, whole genome shotgun sequence encodes:
- the LOC108159343 gene encoding uncharacterized protein LOC108159343 isoform X1: MDQLFQSYRDDERRIGEEYLSSLQDLNCNSKPLINMLTMLAEENINYAHVIVRVVEYYISQVPPEFKLPILYLIDSIIKNVRSSYVQLFAQCIVNIFLNAFESVQHSQSQLLEKVRERMYALRQTWNEVFPPSKMYALDVKVKRLDNNWPITAKNPTNKIHVNPAIHVNPDFLKTGLVPGMPVNSTLPSDMEEILQAKTRELLELKKRKLELELEQTKKHLEEQERQLNQATDAIAVAPNVAMPAPPASVAALRPPIMEPVVRNSRNAGNPGIPNTPAAQQPFSAKSRVNPVNPALLNSVRQRDPRLARQMQSQVEAAPSRSSDPRLEGKSSSSSHKSSRSRSKSPVRNSSRSTKSNNGSSSHPNSSSNRKRSESKSSTSSSGSDARHKSGGGASSSSSTLSPAKRSSKPSAKEHSDRHDRNGSPSNLKRKSTSPTTSPLKSKRNAAHKSSSSMRGKSSSTRSRSRSPIFMDVDLRSGGGKSPEQKTAAPESLSQVAASASASSSASALAAAVAAKMTISTNDLEKHTFQILEPGPPAPAASSPPIMVASSMDIDLRRPQTPPPPAFAIAKTKPLDQSNSRSTTNTTTTTFTSNNNSISSTTKIASSASNASSPSSTSTTSSSKLPAKVSFKIQKQFNKLDKSTANLSTALLISPSTSASASALAAASAPLVNQSSPQGNVSEVLQQSINKLLQVQGITGEKRSADSLPLEIDEDEQPPQQKRSKSTKLDALFGSEDVDLRREIPAVVKPGSANAVIVVEDDSMDNCDVEKPQSKTNSQLKRPSLEELRAKLAKSARLHNKLSGKSDKVRDQSVVQRLKQLAELKANDDSQEAHDEKMRTILSQAQEMYENHNMNQEQYKDLVQKVVAINENSKMKESRRRPDGAEVERNAARDAVLRKRIPKLKSNENHSSGSPRSDGSPRYEDQPIQGSTSTEKPTQNKREKSKRENKRRKPSKWGEQVDPAAAQRAAWQLANVNNNNNNSNNNNKRCGAGGAGGSLPVVPPGFRGMPWQQPPAIVMPQTIVPPPPQPPSMMGLPPVPPVTMTKAINSLDNPMADVVRSIAIDGGSKEIRFYNQVAIIFMDGDEPHEIGFQHGQRVILIDHNEPLPLSFNDDYKPFHLDGALHRIRFGFPSRELYIDDHWYEIYFGGPPVSLPIGNSLHVLKAEGPPPNVDIGRVRRDLVVGKINMIVDAHTIVPLFLDARQQTFQMGAEQHSIQFVDSFQYALLDGQLQKIEYGGLPKGMKLNGGRSCFIRFGTLPKGVVAGKTHVADMVYIKTEAPAEPPQPPPMIVQPLPVVEQQPAAAAHVPAVSLPAASNALGNLNINDLFQKLVSSGIIGGTSIPGISSGESTSTKEAPAAAAPADAQATAAPPVYVSPPTEPIKRINLQRPETIKTRQSAVVATLYLGMQCSSCGVRFPPEQTIKYSQHLDWHFRQNRRERDSTRKATSRRWYYDLNDWRQYEEIEDVEEREKNFLDTQGQPGGPDAIDDLSQQRSLDSPVPTCAAGNDDVDRSCDMCHEKFEQFYNEELEEWHLRSAIRVEDKIYHPLCYEDYKTSLNPPAEQKDSKDVDMNNTDDNAMDTLLKLEDGGKEDDAAKRAPNLFDDDDDDVIVLPNEEPSVTEIVDDDEDEYVPANVTRAEMGNETEDKVEPSSGCEHDGEKQKSSQQPQNESANESDVEIQEPNIPFTDLDTYVEKEMDDETRLALLNVKIKEEPKDEYDEDEDDGFEDVGTVVPLLPLPEDEISINSSETQTQTIGSSPSPATIERPASVASLTLPANDDELEAADTVATVANAETELNGEPQESTHNLSAAGPAPALPLTNLVNRIKINITKNTSSIASNSASNGSSMAATSTPAAATMGSAADTQVSAISVIGGSGNCSSMETSQQVNAIQTISTIPVLCGGNTFVPKIATSAPANISSISVIGSSYGTNSRNSNSIATTTAPTSATVSAVVGAGSSSAVAQKPATPPPAVDADPEPVVELKPALRNVTLKRTKKVQNGTETSGLCSIM; this comes from the exons GTGCCGCCCGAGTTTAAATTGCCCATACTATATTTAATTGATTCGATAATTAAGAATGTGAGAAGCAGCTACGTGCAGTTGTTCGCACAATGTATAGTGAACATATTCCTCAACGCGTTTGAATCG GTGCAGCATTCCCAGTCGCAGTTGCTGGAGAAGGTCCGCGAACGGATGTATGCCCTGCGACAGACCTGGAACGAGGTGTTCCCACCTTCCAAAATGTATGCCCTAGACGTAAAGGTGAAGCGTCTTGATAATAACTGGCCCATTACGGCCAAGAACCCCACCAACAAAATACATGTTAATCCCGCCATTCATGTTAATCCGGACTTTCTCAAAACG GGTTTGGTTCCTGGGATGCCGGTTAACTCCACACTGCCCAGCGACATGGAGGAGATACTCCAGGCTAAGACCcgcgagcttctggagctcaAGAAACGCAAACTGGAGCTTGAGCTAGAGCAAACCAAGAAGCATTTAGAGGAGCAAGAGCGTCAGCTGAACCAGGCGACGGATGCTATTGCTGTCGCACCCAATGTCGCTATGCCAGCGCCACCCGCTTCTGTTGCTGCTCTTCGTCCACCTATTATGGAACCAGTCGTTCGAAATTCTCGAAACGCTGGGAATCCTGGGATACCAAACACGCCAGCTGCCCAACAG CCCTTTTCCGCGAAGTCAAGGGTTAATCCAGTCAATCCGGCTCTACTGAACTCTGTGCGTCAGCGGGATCCACGTTTGGCGCGGCAAATGCAATCTCAAGTGGAGGCGGCTCCCTCGCGATCCTCTGATCCCCGTCTGGAGGGAAAATCCTCCTCATCTTCGCATAAATCTAGTCGATCGCGCAGCAAGTCACCGGTACGCAACAGCAGTCGCTCCACCAAGAgcaacaatggcagcagctCCCATCCAAACAGCTCATCGAATCGCAAGCGCAGCGAATCCAAGAGCTCAACATCTTCATCGGGATCTGATGCACGACACAAAAGTGGAGGTGGCGCTAGCAGTAGCTCCTCGACACTATCGCCTGCCAAACGCTCATCTAAACCATCGGCAAAGGAGCATTCCGACCGACATGACCGAAATGGATCACCGTCAAATTTGAAGCGTAAAAGCACCTCTCCAACCACCTCGCCATTAAAATCTAAGCGTAATGCTGCACACAAATCGTCATCGTCCATGCGCGGAAAGTCGTCCTCGACCCGATCACGCAGTCGCTCGCCCATCTTCATGGACGTTGACCTGCGCAGCGGTGGTGGAAAGTCTCCCGAACAGAAAACAGCAGCTCCAGAATCCCTATCTCAagtggcagcatcagcatcagcatcatccTCAGCCTCAGCATTAGCAGCGGCAGTAGCAGCAAAAATGACAATCAGCACGAATGATTTAGAGAAAC aTACATTTCAAATACTTGAACCAGGCCCTCCAGCTCCTGCAGCTTCAAGTCCACCGATTATGGTGGCATCCAGTATGGACATTGACTTGAGGCGGCCCCAGACGCCGCCTCCGCCAGCATTCGCCATAGCCAAAACCAAACCACTCGACcagagcaacagcagaagcaccACCAACACGACCACAACAACATTCAcatccaacaacaacagcatcagcagcacaACAAAAATTGCTAGTAGCGCCTCCAACGCATCATCGCCATCATCTACTAGTACTACGTCTTCTTCAAAATTGCCCGCAAAAGTGTCgttcaaaatacaaaaacagTTTAATAAATTAGATAAATCTACAGCGAATCTATCAACAGCATTACTGATAAGCCCATCaacatcagcatcagcatctgCATTAGCCGCCGCATCCGCACCACTAGTCAATCAGAGCTCGCCGCAGGGTAATGTATCGGAGGTACTGCAGCAATCCATCAACAAACTGCTGCAGGTAcaaggcatcactggggagaAGCGCTCCGCAGATTCGCTACCCTTAGAGATCGACGAGGATGAGCAGCCACCGCAGCAGAAACGCAGCAAATCAACTAAACTGGACGC TCTCTTCGGCAGCGAGGATGTTGATCTGCGTCGCGAGATTCCCGCTGTGGTAAAGCCTGGAAGTGCCAATGCAGTCATCGTGGTGGAAGACGACTCAATGGACAACTGTGATGTGGAAAAG CCACAATCCAAAACAAATTCGCAGCTCAAGAGGCCATCACTCGAGGAGCTGCGCGCCAAGCTGGCCAAGTCTGCGCGTCTCCACAACAAGCTATCCGGTAAGTCCG ACAAAGTCAGAGATCAGTCTGTGGTGCAGCGTCTCAAGCAGCTGGCCGAGCTGAAGGCCAACGATGATTCGCAGGAGGCGCACGACGAGAAGATGCGCACGATCCTCAGCCAGGCTCAGGAGATGTACGAGAACCACAATATGAACCAAGAGCAGTACAAGGACCTGGTCCAGAAGGTTGTGGCCATTAACGAGAACAGCAAGATGAAGGAGTCCCGTCGCCGACCTGATGGTGCGGAAGTGGAGCGTAATGCAGCCCGAGATGCTGTTCTGCGCAAGCGGATACCCAAGCTCAAGAGCAACGAGAATCATTCCTCTGGCTCGCCACGCAGCGACGGCTCCCCTAGATATGAGGATCAGCCAATACAGGGATCGACGTCCACCGAAAAGCCGACGCAAAATAAACGGGAGAAGTCCAAGAGAGAGAACAAGAGACGAAAGCCCAGCAAATGGGGCGAACAGGTGGATCCTGCGGCTGCTCAAAGGGCCGCCTGGCAGTTGGCCAATgtcaataacaacaacaacaacagcaataacaataataagAGATGTGGAGCTGGAGGAGCGGGGGGTTCGCTTCCTGTCGTACCACCCGGGTTCCGGGGAATGCCCTGGCAACAGCCGCCTGCGATTGTGATGCCACAAACGATCGTCCCGCCACCACCACAGCCGCCCTCGATGATGGGTCTGCCACCAGTTCCGCCCGTAACAATGACCAAGGCCATCAATTCGCTGGACAACCCCATGGCGGATGTGGTGCGCAGCATCGCCATCGATGGCGGATCCAAAGAGATTCGCTTCTACAACCAGGTGGCCATCATATTTATGGATGGCGACGAGCCGCACGAGATTGGCTTCCAGCATGGCCAGCGCGTGATCCTGATCGATCACAATGAGCCTCTGCCGCTGAGCTTCAACGATGACTACaagccgttccatctagatgGGGCCCTACATCGCATCCGCTTTGGGTTTCCCTCCCGCGAGCTCTATATCGACGATCATTGGTATGAGATCTACTTTGGTGGACCGCCAGTCTCCCTGCCCATTGGCAACAGCCTGCACGTACTCAAGGCGGAGGGTCCTCCGCCCAATGTGGACATTGGCCGAGTGCGTCGTGACCTGGTGGTTGGCAAAATAAACATGATTGTGGATGCCCACACGATTGTTCCACTCTTCCTGGATGCCAGACAGCAGACCTTCCAGATGGGAGCCGAGCAGCATTCGATACAGTTTGTGGACAGCTTCCAATATGCTCTCCTCGATGGCCAGCTCCAGAAGATCGAATATGGCGGCCTGCCCAAGGGCATGAAGCTGAATGGCGGACGCAGCTGCTTTATCCGATTCGGAACCCTGCCAAAGGGCGTTGTGGCCGGCAAGACGCACGTGGCTGATATGGTCTACATTAAGACAGAAGCTCCGGCAGAGCCACCCCAGCCCCCACCGATGATTGTCCAGCCCCTGCCCGTAGTGGAGCAGCagccagcggcagcagcacaTGTACCAGCCGTATCCCTGCCAGCTGCATCCAATGCTCTTGGCAATCTGAATATCAATGATTTGTTCCAAAAGCTCGTCTCGTCTGGAATAATTGGTGGAACCTCTATTCCGGGGATATCGTCTGGCGAATCAACCTCAACCAAAGAAGCGCCCGCAGCTGCCGCTCCAGCTGATGCCCAAGCCACAGCCGCCCCACCGGTGTACGTTTCGCCGCCAACGGAGCCCATCAAACGCATCAACCTACAGAGGCCAGAGACTATTAAGACCCGGCAGTCGGCGGTGGTGGCCACGCTCTACCTGGGCATGCAGTGCAGCAGCTGTGGTGTGCGTTTCCCGCCAGAGCAGACCATTAAGTACAGTCAGCATCTAGACTGGCACTTCCGTCAGAACCGACGCGAGCGTGACTCGACCCGCAAGGCCACCTCCAGGCGCTGGTACTATGACCTGAATGACTGGCGGCAGTACGAAGAGATCGAGGATGTGGAAGAGCGGGAGAAGAATTTCCTGGATACGCAGGGCCAGCCAGGCGGCCCCGATGCAATCGATGATCTCTCCCAGCAACGATCGCTGGACTCGCCTGTGCCCACCTGCGCAGCCGGTAACGATGATGTGGACCGTTCCTGCGACATGTGCCACGAGAAGTTCGAGCAGTTCTACAACGAGGAGCTGGAGGAATGGCACTTGCGCAGTGCCATTCGCGTCGAGGATAAGATCTACCATCCATTGTGCTATGAGGACTACAAGACTTCGTTGAACCCGCCCGCAGAGCAAAAAGACTCCAAAGATGTGGACATGAACAACACCGATGACAACGCAATGGACACGTTACTTAAGCTGGAGGATGGGGGTAAGGAAGATG ACGCCGCTAAGCGTGCGCCGAACCTGttcgatgatgatgacgatgatgtaATTGTGTTGCCCAACGAAGAGCCCAGCGTCACTGAAATTGTCGACGACGATGAAGATGAGTATGTCCCCGCCAATGTGACGCGCGCCGAAATGGGCAACGAAACGGAGGACAAGGTGGAACCCAGCTCTGGCTGCGAGCATGATGGGGAGAAGCAGAaaagcagccagcagccacagAATGAATCAGCCAACGAGTCTGATGTGGAGATCCAAGAGCCAAACATTCCCTTCACCGATCTGGACACGTATGTGGAGAAGGAGATGGATGATGAGACGCGGTTGGCCCTGCTAAATGTAAAGATCAAAGAGGAGCCCAAGGACGAGTACGATGAGGACGAAGACGATGGCTTCGAAGATGTGGGCACGGTAGTGCCACTGCTGCCGTTGCCCGAGGATGAGATATCCATCAACAGCAGCG AAACACAAACCCAAACGATTGGATCCTCGCCCTCGCCGGCTACTATAGAGCGACCAGCTTCGGTGGCCTCGCTCACTCTTCCAGCCAACGACGATGAGCTGGAGGCCGCGGACACGGTGGCGACGGTGGCCAACGCGGAAACAGAACTGAATGGAGAGCCGCAGGAGTCGACGCATAACCTGAGCGCAGCAGGACCGGCACCGGCGTTACCTTTGACTAACTTAGTTAATAGaatcaaaataaatattaCTAAGAATACAAGTAGTATAGCAAGTAATAGTGCCTCCAACGGCTCATCAATGGCCGCCACATCGACgccggcagcagcaacgaTGGGATCGGCAGCGGATACGCAAGTCTCGGCCATCAGTGTCATAGGCGGATCCGGAAACTGCAGTTCTATGGAGACCTCGCAGCAGGTGAACGCAATTCAAACCATTTCCACCATTCCAGTTCTGTGCGGCGGTAACACATTCGTCCCCAAGATTGCAACCAGTGCTCCAGCCAATATCAGTTCCATCTCGGTCATTGGCAGCAGCTACGGCACCAACAGCCGCAACAGCAACTCAATCGCGACCACAACGGCACCAACTTCGGCGACAGTCTCGGCGGTTGTTGGAGCGGGATCATCTTCTGCCGTTGCCCAGAAACCAGCCACACCCCCGCCTGCTGTCGATGCCGATCCGGAGCCGGTGGTTGAACTGAAGCCAGCGTTGCGGAATGTGACGCTCAAACGAACGAAAAAGGTCCAGAATGGCACCGAAACATCGGGTCTCTGCTCGATCATGTAA